The Papilio machaon chromosome 2, ilPapMach1.1, whole genome shotgun sequence genome segment GTGGGAAGCGAGGGCATCGCGTGCAACGTGAGTGCTGATCCGCGCGGCGGCTCTGGCTCGAGCAGCGCCTCGATGGTGAACGCCCGACGTGGTCGCTCCCGCGTTACCAGCGTCAGCGCCCCGACCTCCGGCAGCTCCGCTGGCTCAGGGCTCGGCTGCGGGCACGCGGCTGGCGTGTATAGGCTCGCGGTCGGCATCacaggcggcggcggcgcgcccGCCTGCCGCGCCAAGAACGCTCTGTTGAAGCTTGCGAGCGCCGCCAGCTCCGCGTTTAGATTGTCCTTCTCGCCCTTGTGCAGCTTGAAGCGCTTGCGACGGCGCAACAGCGAGCCATTCTCGAACATGTCGAAGGCCTGCGGGTGCAGCGTCCAGTAGGCGCCCTTGCCCGGGCGGTCGGGGCGCCGCGGCACCTTCACAAAGCAGTCGTTGAAGGAGAGATTGTGGCGCAATGAGTTCTGCCAGCGCTGCGTGTTGCGCCGGTAGTACGGGAAGCGGTCCGTGATGAAGCGGTAGATCTCGGACAGCGGCAGCATGCGCTCTGGGGAGCTCCATATCGCCATAGCCGTCAACGAAATATAAGAATAAGGAGGTTTTTGATCACCGTATGATTCACGCGACGGTCGCGGCATTGTcacttttgttattattatttcaaatcagatttttgtatatttatagtgAGCAAAGAACGCGGGTCACGTCACTTCTGCACAAGATGTGAAGAGGAACTGAGGCAGGGTGAGGCCGGCGGTCTGCGGCGGGCCCGCCCGTTCGGTCGGGGGCTCGCGGCGGGCCCGGCACGGCGTCGCGGCGGCGTTCATTGGCCGCGCCGCGAGCCAATGGCGACCGTCCTCGCTCAGGTATGATGTCGGCTTTCGTTTCACTAACAaggaatttaaattgatattatgtttatattggCCCCGAATGTGTTTTGTGACGACACCGCTTTTTATTTAGCATATGTAAATTGCGATGATACAGAAAAAGAGATTTGAATTATACACCGAATCGACGATGCACGagtgttattaaaaatctcaCCTTTATAAATTGTGCCGGCGAAATAAAACGGGCGCGAATAATTGATACGTGTGATGTTTCGTGCCTTACCATTTGTTCCGTGAGTgaacacttttaaataaagcgCTAACTCCGATGATGAATGAAGCCGGCACGAGATATACTGGAGCCATCGAAaataatataggtatataatatAGGTATGTGTGTTTGTAAGTTTgcgttaaatttataactggCAGTTTATAACGTTTGCAACAGAGACAAGTAAATTAACCATATATAACTGCATACCATAAAGATTTTAGAAAATTGGCAGGCaggttattataaaacaaaaatcaacatcatgaaatttaaaagaagaatgcaaaaaaaacctgaaataaataagctaAGATCAATTTATTAgaagtcaataaaaaaatccccGTTAATAccacaaaaaattattaactctaTTTTGTACacctttttgtattttttttctaaattgctattttgatttctttatctttttcttattttggTTTTACTACAGCTAATAAGGAAATTTAAtcgttgaaataaataactaaaaaataagCAACTAAAATTCCTGATCCGACCCTTTTATCTAATAAATCCCATTTGTTATGAAATTGTAGAAAcgctataaaaaaacattttttttatcatttcccGATAAAAAATACGAGAAAATAGACATGGTCAATAATGGAATCTAAATGTTAGGTAAAAAAACatcgataaaaaatatctttggaCACGATCAGTTTTTTAGATTGTGTACCGTTTGTAGAGGCTAAATAGAACTAGAGGTAGTTGAACCGGCTTCTCTAACTGTGCGTTTACACTGATGAAATACAACTctaacttgtataaaatataggtACTGTCATcctttacatctatatatataaaagaaagtcgtgttagttacactatttataactcaagaacgactgaatcgatttgactgaaaattggcgggcaggtagcttagaaccaggaaacggacataggataatttttaccccgttttctattttttattccgcgcggacggagtcgcgggtaaaagctagttatttatgaaaacaatGGTGACAACATTGACAATCAAAAATaggtgttttaatacaaatgtgaCAGCGATGAAATCGTAACGTTGATACATTTATCGTGGCTTTCAGAGACCAAAAaaatccgtttaaaacatattgttatctgtgtAGGTATagtcaaaaaaaatcaaacagagattttggtctcagaaattcACCGTTTATATGCTCCAATCCACAAAAACTAATGTTTATTCGTAAGATAGCCAACCAAATAACGAATGAACTAATCAAATCAGAATTAATACGATTTTGatcgttttattaatttgtaaacgCTATATtggtattattaataatgaaaattgtatttctaaTAGATTTCTAAGTGATAATTGTTACGAACGGAGAAACCATTACTTATAGATTGATGTAAATTGCATACAATTatgaccttttttttaaatgtaaatgtgttattaaatattaaaaaaatcttatcataGACTAAAAgcgcgtcggtggctcaggggttaagcacttgacttgcaatctgcaggtcctgggttcgaatcccgccatgtacctaCCAATGTGTTTGTctagtttcgatttacatatgaacatttatccgacgttcttaaggttaaggaaaacatcgtctgcacatatctgagaagaaatttaatgatatgtgtgaagtcaaccaacccgcactgtgccagcgtggttgactatgacctagtcacccctaacttggggtaggctccgagcccctcagtggggatgtatagtgagttGATGATGAATAGACTAAAAGAgtagaaagtaaaaaaaatgtcatgcAGCATGTTTATCAGTTTATATGTACctactttttttacataatgtggcaaacgagcaagcgatcACCTGATTCGCTGAAACAGCGTagcgaccgctgtccatagacatccgcaattgcagatgcgttgcctacctttaatcaattaCTTctgaaaatctttataaatatcttcGGTTAAACTACTTACtacgtattaatattattaaatgcagaGATGAGATTAAAAGCAATTAAGTGTTACACCACGACTTTCCAATGCCAGATAAATAAGAGCTCATATTTGTTCGGCTGTCCATTGATATATAACGTTTGTTAATTAGGTTATCTCGGGATCGGCATCTACAAAGGGCCAGGATTTAAAAGGCTCGTTGATATTAAAAGGCCGCTTTTTATCATAAATCACCTCCGCCTCGGGCTGGAGGGCGCGAATATGGCAAAACTGCGATATTGTTGACAACCTTTATAATATACCAATACGGGATTGATCTTGTCATTTTGATCTATCTATTcactaataattaagtttaaaaaatataatctatatatttataaaagaaactcgtgttagttacactatttataactcaagatcggtcgaactgatttagctgaaaattgatggggagcttagaactaggagacggacataggaactttttttatcttgtgtgcttttttttattccgcgtggacggagtcgcgggtaaaagctagtttccaataaaagaatatttaaatcttttctatGTTTGTgtgattttatcaaaattttggtgcatttttacacataatccaaaatgaaataaatttatatttaaataatcaaaataacatgtttttttctactttGTAACGTTATTTTCTATGATATTTGGTGAGGACTGAAAAAACcatacttttaaaacaaatgtttcaTAGAGCACATCGTGAATACCACTGATTATCAGATGACTTagttcatttaaataacatacaatagaaacaaataaatagaaagtcttctaaaaacatttttcctacaaaatgtaatattattgtcaCCATATCTGtggaacaaaaaatatgcaaGTAATGACTAACGCACCCTGAGAgcttttttaagttattcgAGATGTTGTGCttagaattaattattgtttccaCTTGGCACACCGCACAAAGGCGCGGTGTCATTGAAGTGCGAAAGGCAAAGCCGCCCGCGCCTCCGCTCAGAAAAATGACTTGATGTATTTTCCTTTGCCAATTTTATAGAagctgtttgtattcttttctTCAATTTTTCAACCCTCAGgagaaaaaatttacatcCCAGCCTACTTTTTTAAAGGTTTGTCATAACTTTAAGTCATCTTAGTACTATACCAAGTATTGTAACCATGCGTTTCCACTGTTAAAATACCTctacaataacatattaacatcgttctcattatctttgaattgaattgcaacaatatttttgtatttgtacctttaaataaactttttaatacaattaattgCAATCGTAAAACGTAAAACTAATgttccaaaaataatattcacttTATGTTTatgactatatgtttttttatgaaaatcatactacaattttatttaattacatgtttacggttagttattaaaaagagATAGTCGTTTAAACCGTAACCATCGTACGTACCGAATCCCACGGGATCTCATCT includes the following:
- the LOC106709287 gene encoding fork head domain-containing protein FD4; protein product: MPRPSRESYGDQKPPYSYISLTAMAIWSSPERMLPLSEIYRFITDRFPYYRRNTQRWQNSLRHNLSFNDCFVKVPRRPDRPGKGAYWTLHPQAFDMFENGSLLRRRKRFKLHKGEKDNLNAELAALASFNRAFLARQAGAPPPPVMPTASLYTPAACPQPSPEPAELPEVGALTLVTRERPRRAFTIEALLEPEPPRGSALTLHAMPSLPTLASPYALAAQRYHAQLLQAAAVAALRPCYLPPPPLPVA